A single genomic interval of Bradyrhizobium sp. AZCC 1693 harbors:
- a CDS encoding ABC transporter ATP-binding protein: MTTLKIDHVSRTFPARQGNAPTRALEPTNLSVGNNDFVTILGPSGCGKSTLLRIIAGLDRPTSGRVMLDGREVTGPGADRGMVFQSYTLFPWLTVRENIAFGLRERGISEADRGKIADGFIHRVGLSGFENHWPKQLSGGMQQRTAIARALANDPKILLLDEPFGALDNQTRVLMQEMLLGIWEREQKTVLFVTHDIEEAIFLGSRVIVMSARPGRIKAEITIDLPHPRSYKIKTAPEFVGLKERLVEEIRAEALKVAVDA, translated from the coding sequence GTGACCACGCTGAAGATCGATCATGTCTCACGCACCTTCCCCGCACGCCAGGGCAATGCGCCGACGCGGGCGCTGGAGCCGACCAATCTCAGCGTCGGCAACAACGACTTCGTCACCATCCTGGGCCCGTCGGGTTGCGGAAAATCCACGCTGCTCCGCATCATCGCAGGCCTTGACCGGCCGACCAGCGGCCGCGTCATGCTGGACGGGCGCGAGGTCACGGGACCCGGCGCCGATCGCGGCATGGTGTTTCAATCGTACACGCTGTTCCCGTGGTTGACGGTGCGCGAAAACATCGCGTTCGGCCTGCGCGAGCGCGGGATATCCGAGGCGGATCGCGGCAAGATCGCCGATGGATTCATCCATCGGGTCGGCTTGTCCGGCTTTGAGAACCACTGGCCTAAGCAGCTCTCGGGCGGCATGCAGCAACGCACGGCGATCGCCCGCGCCCTTGCCAACGATCCCAAGATCCTGTTGCTCGACGAACCGTTCGGGGCGCTGGATAATCAAACCCGCGTGCTGATGCAGGAAATGCTGCTCGGCATCTGGGAACGCGAGCAGAAGACCGTGCTGTTTGTCACCCATGATATCGAGGAGGCGATTTTCCTCGGCAGCCGCGTCATTGTCATGAGCGCCCGTCCCGGCCGCATCAAGGCTGAGATCACGATCGATCTGCCCCACCCGCGATCCTACAAGATCAAAACCGCGCCTGAATTCGTCGGGCTGAAGGAACGGCTCGTCGAGGAAATCCGGGCCGAGGCATTGAAGGTTGCGGTTGATGCCTGA